The nucleotide window CGCCGACCTCCGGGCGTggacgggcgaggaggccctcCCGGACGGACCGCAGGAGGAGGCTGGCACAAGATACGAGTTTCAAATGTGGGAAAAGGTTGCCTTGAAGTAGGAAAAGCGCGGGGGAGAGGCCGGCGGTAAAGAAGCACGAACTCGGGATTTGTATGTGTGTGGATAGACAGGGGCACCCTATTCTGGTGTCCCAAAGTTGGCATCGACTGGCCCAAGATTTACAAAGTGATATAGCATCCAATGCTTCTCATGACACCCCATTTTCGTTGACAATGTTACATTtcgctccctcccctcccttcctttTTCGGATTATGCAAGGCGACAATGTTTTATGTTCACAAGTAGCCAGTCtatgcggcggcggagcccgCTGAGcccgactgctgctgctgctgctgctgttgctgctgctccttctgctgtcccgcctccgcctgctcatccgcgcctgcgcctgcgccggccCGCTTAAACGGCTCCTCGAGCCTCGTCCAGAAcacgtcgacgggcttggcCAGAATGTCCTGCGCGCGCTGCACAAAGGTCATGTCGgacgcggcctcgagggcggcgaggctggaGCGCATCcagccgacgatggcgagcagggcgcgggggtcggcggccgggtcgcCCTTGAAGAGGTTGCGCcagacggcgctggcgaggacggcgtcgcccttgATGAGGCCCTCGTCGTAGGCGAGCAGCAAGCCGCGCCACTGCACGAAGATGTCCTTGAGGTAgcgctggcgcagcgccgccgacgtgatgCCGTGGTCGAGGTGCATCTTCTTCTCGCACTCGAAGAAGAAGTGGtccaccagctgctgctgccagttGCGGTAGGCGTCGCGCTCCAGCATCCGTAGCCGCGCGTTGACTAGGTAGAGCTGCAGCATCGTGACGTGCGACCACGTGCTGAAGCTGGGCTGCAGCTTGAAGGCTGTATGTGAAGACGTTGCGTCACTGTTAGTCCCAGTCCGCCtgccgtctgcctgcctgcctgtctgtccgAGCGGCACATTAGGGGTTGAGGGACGTACTCTTGTGCCACACATTGGTCGCGTCGACGGGATGCCCCAactcctcgccgtcctcgagcttctccacCTGCTCATtcttgcgctcctcctcggtgatgTGGTAgtcggccgccttggagcACGCCTTGTACAGGCGCTCTGAGGCTCCCAGCACGCGGTACGACTCAGCCAggccgcccatgcccaggatccgccgcgcgcccgtgCTGCTGAACCATCGAGCGggcgctctcgtcgtcgacgtcacAAACGTGGACGTCGttctgctgccgctgccgccgccgctgctgctggctctcgtttgtgtcgtcgtcgtcggcgttcGGGCCAGGGcgtgggccgccggcgccgcggtccTCGCGGGAGCTCgtggcgcgcccgcgcggaCGGCGGACCGGACGAGCATGCGCGCATGTAACCGACAGGTCTCGCAGGTCGTCATTGTGCGCAAATGCGATGTGGTGTGGGAGGGCAAGCGAGGACGAAAGGGGGGGGTTCGTTGTGTCTGGACCGCTTCCGTTGTTCCGCGACGGCAGGTGGGCGACTTTTTTTCTCTGGCGTCACGACCTGCGGCTACCGCTCAGCGCGCATGACACTTCGACTTGTAGTGGAGGTGCTGGCAACAACGGGCCTGAGAATGCGTCTAGTGGATTGGGAACCCCctggggcaggcagggcagggtccTAGGTACGTTATTGTGCCGGCAGGCCCACTGGGGGTCGGCAGAACGTCGGCTGGCGGGCTTTCTAGCGGCCGTTAGCGTAACTTCCTTCAGGTGCACACCTATTGGCTGTGGCGTCGCTGACGCTGGTTGGTGCGACTTCATTGACATCTATACTGCACTTCGTAACGGGACCTGGGCTTTTGACCAAGCCCAGAGTTTGCGTCAAATTTGCGTTTCTATCCTCATACCCCACCCAGATGCCCTTACATCGCTGCCAGGACTCAGACAAGTCTAAAGCGCAGTGTACAAATTATACAAAGTACGTGGCGGTACATGGTGGTACGGTTCTGCGACTCATTCGAACCGAGATATCACGaggctgctgttggtgccTCCAAATCCGAAGCTGTTGGTTACGGCTACGCCAACCTTTTTCCGCTGCGCTTCCAAGGGCACAAAATTGAAGTCGATGCCCACATCTGGCTGCTCGAGGTTGAGCGTAGCTGGTATCATGCCCTGTGTTATACGTTAGCAACGATGCGGCAACAGTAATCGATGGACCGCTGCTTCGGACCTCATGCACGGCCAGGATGCAGAAAAGGGCTTCGATGGCTCCTGCGGCACCAAGGAGGTGCCCAATGGCTCCCTTGGTGCTGCTCACGGTGACTTGCGCCTCCGATGAGACTCCCCCCTCGCCCAACATTAGACGACGGATCGCCGCAGCCTCGGCCACGTCTCCCACCTGCGTCCCAGTAGCGTGGGCGTTGATGTAGTCCACTTGCGACGGCCGAATCCCTGCGCTCCTCAGCGCGCGCTTCATGGCGAGGTATGCACCGTTGCCGTCTTctctcggcgccgtcatgtggtaggcgtcgccgctgcacCCGTACCCTCGCACCTCGGCGTAGATATTGGCGCCCCGCGCCTTGGCGTGCTCCAGCTCTTCGAGGACACACACGGCTGCCCCTTCGGACACGACAAAGCCGTTCCGGCCCGCATCAAACGGACGGCAGCTGCTGGTGGGGTTGTCGTTgaaggccgtcgacaacgaccGGGCGCGACCAAAGCCGGCAAAGGTAAGCGGGTGAATGCAGGACTCGGATCCCCCCGCTAACATCACGTCGGCGTCCCCAAGTGCGATGAACCGAGACGCATCGCCAATAGAGTGCGCACCCGTCGTGCAGGC belongs to Purpureocillium takamizusanense chromosome 1, complete sequence and includes:
- a CDS encoding uncharacterized protein (COG:C~EggNog:ENOG503P1VG) — protein: MTTCETCRLHARMLVRSAVRAGAPRAPARTAAPAAHALARTPTTTTQTRASSSGGGSGSRTTSTFVTSTTRAPARWFSSTGARRILGMGGLAESYRVLGASERLYKACSKAADYHITEEERKNEQVEKLEDGEELGHPVDATNVWHKTFKLQPSFSTWSHVTMLQLYLVNARLRMLERDAYRNWQQQLVDHFFFECEKKMHLDHGITSAALRQRYLKDIFVQWRGLLLAYDEGLIKGDAVLASAVWRNLFKGDPAADPRALLAIVGWMRSSLAALEAASDMTFVQRAQDILAKPVDVFWTRLEEPFKRAGAGAGADEQAEAGQQKEQQQQQQQQQQSGSAGSAAA
- the CEM1 gene encoding Beta-ketoacyl-[acyl-carrier-protein] synthase II (EggNog:ENOG503NXCS~COG:I), with protein sequence MAAGHIAMRHGFQGPNHAATTACTTGAHSIGDASRFIALGDADVMLAGGSESCIHPLTFAGFGRARSLSTAFNDNPTSSCRPFDAGRNGFVVSEGAAVCVLEELEHAKARGANIYAEVRGYGCSGDAYHMTAPREDGNGAYLAMKRALRSAGIRPSQVDYINAHATGTQVGDVAEAAAIRRLMLGEGGVSSEAQVTVSSTKGAIGHLLGAAGAIEALFCILAVHEVRSSGPSITVAASLLTYNTGHDTSYAQPRAARCGHRLQFCALGSAAEKGWRSRNQQLRIWRHQQQPRDISVRMSRRTVPPCTATYFV
- the CEM1 gene encoding Beta-ketoacyl-[acyl-carrier-protein] synthase II (EggNog:ENOG503NXCS~COG:I), whose protein sequence is MRRVVVTGLGAITPLGVGVRRTWTRLLAGDSGITSVASREPRARWQELTSTVAGVVPCGNADGQWSAADWLTTAEQRRMSLFTQYAIAASEMALKDAGWESASEEGKEATGVCLGSGIGNLEEIYETSLAHQRDGYKKVSPLFVPKILINMAAGHIAMRHGFQGPNHAATTACTTGAHSIGDASRFIALGDADVMLAGGSESCIHPLTFAGFGRARSLSTAFNDNPTSSCRPFDAGRNGFVVSEGAAVCVLEELEHAKARGANIYAEVRGYGCSGDAYHMTAPREDGNGAYLAMKRALRSAGIRPSQVDYINAHATGTQVGDVAEAAAIRRLMLGEGGVSSEAQVTVSSTKGAIGHLLGAAGAIEALFCILAVHEGMIPATLNLEQPDVGIDFNFVPLEAQRKKVGVAVTNSFGFGGTNSSLVISRFE